In one Balaenoptera acutorostrata chromosome 5, mBalAcu1.1, whole genome shotgun sequence genomic region, the following are encoded:
- the AREG gene encoding amphiregulin: MRAPLLLPAPVVLLLLIFGSAHYTAGLDVNDTYSGKGKPFSGDHTADGFEVTSRSQMSSGSEISPASEMPSSSELSSDIDSDYAEEYDNEPQISGYIVDDLVRVEQVVKPKKDKTESSKTSDKPKRKKKGGKNGKNRRNRKKKNPCDAEFQNFCIHGECKFIEHLETVSCQCHQDYFGERCGEKSMKIHSMADSNLSKIALAAIAAFVSAMSFTAIAVIITLLLRKQYFREYEGAAEERKKLQQENGTARAIA; encoded by the exons ATGAGAGCCCCGCTGCTGCTGCCGGCGCCTGTGGTGCTGTTGCTGTTGATCTTCGGCTCAG CCCATTATACTGCTGGATTAGACGTCAATGACACCTACTCTGGGAAAGGGAAACCATTTTCTGGGGACCACACTGCTGATGGATTTGAGGTGACCTCAAGGAGTCAGATGTCCTCGGGAAGTGAGATTTCTCCTGCGAGTGAAATGCCTTCTAGTAGCGAACTGTCCTCGGACATCGACTCTGACTATGCAGAAGAGTACGATAACGAACCACAAATATCTGGCTATATTGTAGATGATTTAGTCAGAG ttgaacAGGTAGTTAAGCCCAAGAAAGACAAAACTGAAAGTTCAAAGACTTCAGATAaacccaaaagaaagaaaaaaggaggcaaaaatggaaaaaatagaagaaatagaaagaagaaaaatccatgTGATGCAGAATTCCAAAATTTCTGCATTCATGGAGAATGCAAATTTATAGAGCACCTGGAAACAGTATCATGCCA ATGTCATCAGGATTACTTTGGTGAACGATGTGGGGAAAAGTCCATGAAGATTCACAGCATGGCTGACAGCAATTTATCAAAAATTGCTTTAGCAGCTATAGCTGCTTTTGTCTCCGCCATGAGCTTCACAgctattgctgttattattacaCTCCT GCTTCGAAAACAATACTTCAGGGAATATGAAGGTGCAGCTGAAGAACGAAAGAAACTTCAACAAGAAAATGGAACTGCACGTGCCATAGCATAA